From a region of the Carassius auratus strain Wakin unplaced genomic scaffold, ASM336829v1 scaf_tig00045014, whole genome shotgun sequence genome:
- the LOC113087662 gene encoding proenkephalin-B-like has translation MMEWYVLVLMLSLPSLSQADCSEQCMRCAQQISDLDSAVNRLTCTLECEGAVPSTSTLDRCEKALQELSDEFAELNPDADGERSALNAEDLQEKPSNLVKRYGGFIKRIEKNKQKFFASPWKENAILKGLFAKKYGESLSKLGERDVPSITEDDEGEDVTAENETGVYDNDVPLNEVKRYGGFLRKFGPKRSNFVENTSPQVLQKRYGGFMRRIRPKLRWDNQKRYGGFLRRHFKISVRSDEQPSSYEDYAL, from the exons ATGATGGAGTGGTATGTTTTGGTGTTGATGCTGAGCTTGCCAAGCTTGAGTCAGGCAGATTGTTCAGAGCAATGCATGAGATGCGCGCAACAGATCTCCGACCTGGACTCTGCAGTGAACCGCTTG ACTTGCACTTTAGAATGTGAAGGAGCCGTGCCATCTACAAGTACATTAGACAGATGCGAGAAAGCTTTACAGGAGCTTTCAGATGAATTCGCTGAACTCAACCCCGACGCCGACGGAGAGCGAAGCGCGCTGAACGCGGAGGATCTCCAAGAGAAGCCGTCCAACCTGGTCAAGCGATACGGGGGCTTCATCAAGAGGATCGAGAAGAATAAACAGAAGTTTTTCGCTTCACCCTGGAAGGAGAACGCCATTCTAAAAGGATTGTTCGCGAAGAAATACGGAGAATCGCTCTCGAAACTGGGCGAGCGAGACGTCCCGTCGATCACGGAAGACGACGAGGGCGAAGACGTGACCGCGGAAAACGAAACGGGAGTTTACGATAACGACGTTCCTTTGAACGAAGTCAAACGCTACGGCGGGTTTCTCCGCAAATTCGGGCCAAAAAGAAGCAACTTTGTGGAAAACACCAGCCCGCAGGTGTTGCAGAAGAGATATGGAGGGTTTATGCGAAGAATTCGCCCGAAGTTGAGGTGGGACAACCAAAAGCGATATGGCGGGTTTTTACGGCGTCATTTTAAAATCTCCGTGCGCTCTGACGAACAGCCCTCATCGTACGAGGACTATGCTTTATAG